One Cucumis sativus cultivar 9930 chromosome 1, Cucumber_9930_V3, whole genome shotgun sequence DNA segment encodes these proteins:
- the LOC101214060 gene encoding F-box protein At1g67340, which translates to MISSKRPRTCRNFTVDSDLFDVLPDDLLIHLLSRLAASASSPSDLLNLLLTCKRLNRLVLNPMVLCKAGPKAFAVRMRNWSDSAHRFLKRCVDAGNSEASYTLGMIRFYCLRNRGSGASLMAKAAIKSHAPALYSLAVIQFNGSGGSKSDKDLQAGVALCARAAFLGHVDALRELGHCLQDGYGVRQNSDEGRRLLVQANARELATVLLSSSSTWQQQRHNQSGNLPDLTATRCSLLSDFGCNVPAPEPHPVNLFLREWFESEGEVAARVGLRLCSHSGCGRGETRPHEFRRCSVCGTVNYCSRGCQAQDWKVRHKEECTTVQRWRDEDANNAGEMFGIVEEEVEDANNIVGIV; encoded by the exons ATGATTTCCTCCAAGAGGCCAAGAACATGCCGTAATTTCACCGTAGATTCTGATCTATTCGATGTCTTGCCCGACGATCTCCTTATACATCTCCTCTCTCGCCTTGCCGCCTCCGCCTCCTCCCCTTCTGACCTCCTCAACCTTCTCTTGAC ATGTAAGAGGTTGAATCGCTTGGTTCTTAATCCTATGGTTTTGTGTAAAGCCGGACCGAAGGCGTTCGCAGTAAGAATGCGAAACTGGTCTGATTCCGCTCACCGATTTCTGAAACGCTGCGTCGATGCCGGTAATTCGGAAGCGAGTTACACGCTTGGAatg aTCCGATTTTATTGTTTGAGGAATCGAGGGAGTGGAGCTTCCTTAATGGCGAAAGCAGCGATTAAATCTCACGCTCCGGCGCTATACTCACTCGCCGTCATTCAATTCAACGGCAGCGGTGGGTCTAAAAGCGACAAGGATCTTCAGGCAGGCGTAGCGCTCTGTGCTCGAGCCGCTTTTCTAGGTCATGTGGACGCACTTCGCGAACTCGGCCACTGCCTTCAAGATGGTTACGGTGTGAGACAGAACTCCGACGAAGGCCGCCGCCTCCTCGTCCAAGCCAACGCCCGTGAGCTTGCTACGGTTTTACTCTCTTCCTCGAGTACATGGCAACAACAGCGACACAACCAGTCCGGCAACCTCCCTGATTTGACAGCGACTCGTTGTTCGTTGCTGAGTGATTTCGGTTGTAACGTTCCAGCACCAGAGCCACATCCGGTGAACCTGTTTTTGAGAGAGTGGTTCGAGTCGGAAGGTGAAGTGGCAGCGCGTGTGGGTCTGAGACTTTGTTCGCACAGTGGATGCGGTCGGGGTGAGACTCGGCCGCACGAGTTCCGACGGTGCTCAGTTTGTGGGACAGTAAATTACTGTTCAAGAGGATGCCAAGCGCAGGATTGGAAAGTCCGGCATAAAGAAGAGTGTACGACGGTGCAGCGGTGGCGGGATGAGGATGCTAACAATGCCGGCGAGATGTTTGGtattgttgaagaagaagttgaggaCGCCAACAATATCGTGGGTATTGTATAA
- the LOC101214303 gene encoding nucleotide pyrophosphatase/phosphodiesterase, which produces MADFFPFPNLLFITLLLLSILFPAHTYQVRLDEHQPLSKIDVYKATLALRSTASIRASPLVLGLHDEDTEWVTVKFIHPEPSADDWIAVFSPAKFNTSACPSSNKKVQTPLICSSPIKFNYANYTNSNYVKTGKASLAFQLINQRADFSFALFSGGLSNPKLIAVSNPVSFKNPKAPLFPRLAHGKLWNEMTITWTSGYDISDATPFVEWGLEGEVQTRSPAGTLTFSRNSMCDAPARTVGWRDPGFFHTSFLQNLWPNTVYTYRMGHRLLSGSYIWSKSYSFKSSPFPGEESLQRVIIFGDMGKGQRDGSNEFSNYQPGALNTTDQLIKDLNNIDIVFHIGDMSYANGYLSEWDQFTAQVEPIASRVPYMVASGNHERDWPNTGSFYSNMDSGGECGVPAETMFYFPAENRAKFWYSTDYGLFRFCIADTEHDWREGSEQYRFIEQCLASADRQKQPWLIFAAHRVLGYSSNDWYASQGSFEEPMGRESLQKLWQKYRVDIAFYGHVHNYERTCPVYQHQCVNEEKNHYSGTMNGTIHVVVGGAGSHLSPFTQEIPKWSIYRDFDYGFVKMTAFNRSSLLFEYKRSSDGKVYDSFTISRDYRDVLACVPDSCQPTTLAS; this is translated from the exons ATGGCCGACTTCTTTCCATTCCCAAACCTTCTATTCATCACTCTCCTTCTCCTCTCTATCCTCTTCCCCGCTCATACTTACCAGGTTCGCCTCGATGAACACCAGCCTCTCTCCAAAATTGATGTTTACAAGGCTACTCTTGCACTCCGAAGTACCGCTTCCATTAGAGCCTCACCGCTTGTTCTTGGCCTCCAT gACGAGGATACCGAGTGGGTGACTGTAAAGTTTATACATCCTGAACCCTCGGCAGATGATTGGATAGCAGTGTTTTCTCCTGCGAAGTTCAA CACATCAGCCTGTCCTAGTTCAAATAAAAAGGTTCAAACTCCATTAATCTGCTCAAGCCCAATAAAG TTCAATTATGCAAACTACACAAACTCAAATTATGTGAAGACAGGAAAAGCTTCTTTGGCGTTCCAATTGATCAATCAGCGAGCAGATTTTTCATTTGCTTTGTTTTCAGGAGGTCTCTCCAAT CCAAAACTTATTGCTGTTTCAAATCCCGTATCATTTAAGAATCCAAAAGCACCATTGTTTCCTCGCCTTGCACATGGCAAACTGTGGAATGAA ATGACAATAACCTGGACAAGCGGGTATGATATAAGTGATGCTACTCCATTTGTCGAATGGGGTCTAGAAGGGGAGGTACAAACAAGATCACCAGCTGGCACACTGACATTTAGCAGGAACAGCATGTGTG ATGCACCTGCACGAACTGTTGGTTGGCGTGATCCTGGTTTCTTTCACACGAGTTTCCTGCAGAACTTATGGCCAAACACTGT GTATACGTACAGAATGGGTCACCGCTTGCTTAGTGGATCATATATTTGGAGCAAGAGCTATTCATTCAAGTCATCACCGTTTCCTGGGGAAGAATCATTACAGCGTGTCATTATATTTGGTGATATGGGGAAG GGACAACGTGATGGCTCGAATGAATTTAGCAACTATCAGCCTGGAGCATTGAACACCACCGATCAGCTCATCAAAGACTTAAACAATATCGACATTGTTTTCCACATCGGAGACATGTCTTATGCAAATGGGTATCTCTCAGAGTGGGACCAATTTACTGCACAGGTGGAGCCCATTGCATCCAGGGTTCCCTACATGGTTGCAAG TGGTAACCATGAGCGTGACTGGCCAAACACCGGATCCTTCTATTCAAACATGGATTCGGGTGGGGAGTGTGGAGTTCCGGCGGAGACCATGTTCTACTTTCCTGCTGAAAACAGAGCAAAGTTCTG GTATTCAACGGATTATGGATTGTTCCGGTTTTGTATAGCTGATACAGAACATGACTGGCGAGAGGGGTCAGAACAGTACAGATTCATAGAGCAATGCCTTGCATCAGCAGATAGACAAAAACAACCTTGGTTGATATTTGCTGCTCATCGTGTGCTCGGCTACTCTTCCAACGACTGGTATGCATCGCAGGGCTCATTTGAGGAACCTATGGGTAGGGAAAGCCTGCAGAAACTCTGGCAGAAGTATCGGGTCGATATTGCCTTCTATGGCCATGTCCATAACTACGAAAGAACATGTCCAGTTTATCAG CATCAATGCGTGAATGAGGAAAAAAACCACTATTCAGGCACAATGAACGGCACAATCCACGTAGTGGTCGGTGGAGCAGGAAGCCATTTATCCCCATTCACCCAAGAGATCCCAAAATGGAGCATTTATAGAGATTTCGATTATGGTTTCGTAAAGATGACAGCATTCAACCGCTCCTCTTTGCTCTTCGAGTACAAGAGAAGCAGCGACGGAAAGGTTTATGATTCGTTTACCATTTCAAGAGACTACCGAGACGTTTTGGCCTGTGTTCCCGACAGTTGTCAACCCACAACTTTGGCTTCTTGA
- the LOC101214543 gene encoding snurportin-1 yields the protein MAPHDIRRPHKRPAISDQQKRRELSLQRQQQNRRDAQQQARSLASTLLSLSSSFDEPSTSEPVLEIELNELESGTECSLEILSEREFNEPALKELDVRQASKLKSSEARKWFSKQLLLPEWMIDVPDRLSDEWYVFARPSGKRCFVVSSNGTTISRLRNGSILHRFPSSLPNGAKTKKASGSGQTYSILDCIFHETDQTYYVIDMICWRGYSLYDCAAEFRFFWLNSKLAESGACELPSYYHKYKFSLVPVYSCDQNGLHAAYAGAAPFVKDGLLFYNKHSHYQPGNTPLALVWKDENCSQYVIDTDSNGQVPSQQQLVLELQSDGKVATSDDPPVYFGCLDGDFLGKLGLSSGNLLRFTIGDGGLTIVDGRIQGADLQYSGKVNRARAFADSYSKVMFQYAARRSPLKIDDLLASINSSNDGGGHDSEMVG from the exons ATGGCACCGCATGACATTCGCCGTCCACACAAACGCCCGGCGATCTCTGATCAGCAGAAGCGGCGGGAACTTTCTTTGCAAAGGCAACAGCAGAATCGCCGCGATGCTCAGCAACAAGCACGTTCCTTAGCCTCCACGCTTCTCTCCCTTTCATCCTCATTCGACGAGCCTAGTACCTCCGAGCCGGTGCTGGAAATTGAACTAAACGAACTCGAATCCGGAACGGAATGTTCTCTGGAGATTTTATCGGAACGTGAGTTTAACGAACCTGCTCTGAAGGAACTCGATGTTCGCCAGGCATCGAAGCTCAAAAGTTCAGAGGCTCGTAAGTGGTTTTCGAAGCAACTGCTGCTTCCTGAGTGGATGATAGACGTTCCCGATCGACTTAGCGATGAATg GTACGTGTTTGCAAGGCCTTCCGGTAAACGGTGCTTTGTAGTTTCCTCCAATGGAACAACGATCAGTAGGCTACGAAATGGATCGATTCTGCATCGttttccttcttctctacCTAACGGAGCAAAGACAAAGAAAGCCTCTGGTTCCGGTCAAACATATTCTATTCTAGATTGTATCTTTCATGAA ACAGATCAAACGTACTACGTCATTGATATGATTTGTTGGCGAGGATATTCTCTTTATGATTGCGCAGCCGAGTTCCGGTTCTTCTGGCTCAATTCCAAGCTCGCTGAAAGTGGAGCTTGTGAACTGCCTTCATACTATCACAAGTATAAATTCAGCTTGGTACCTGTATACTCATGCGATCAAAATGGTCTCCATGCAGCTTATGCAGGAGCAGCACCTTTTGTCAAGGATGGTctattattttacaataa GCATTCCCACTACCAGCCAGGAAATACACCACTTGCATTGGTCTGGAAGGATGAGAATTGCAGTCAATATGTTATTGACACGGATAGTAATGGACAAGTTCCAAGCCAACAGCAG CTGGTTTTGGAGCTACAAAGTGATGGGAAGGTGGCTACATCAGATGATCCTCCTGTGTACTTTGGATGCTTAGACGGTGACTTTCTCGGAAAG TTAGGTTTGTCTTCAGGCAATTTATTGCGATTCACCATTGGTGATGGAGGGTTAACAATTGTGGACGGGAGGATTCAAGGGGCAGATTTACAATACAGTGGCAAGGTCAATCGAGCTCGAGCCTTTGCAGATAGTTACTCCAAG GTTATGTTTCAATATGCAGCTCGTCGCTCACCTTTAAAAATAGACGATCTATTAGCATCCATCAATTCGTCGAATGATGGAGGAGGTCATGATTCTGAAATGGTTGGATAG
- the LOC101214786 gene encoding SNF1-related protein kinase regulatory subunit gamma-1, producing the protein MVMGEESPRSPEAKVGMQVEDLWDIQEPQLSPTEKLNACFESIPVSAFPPAPLHQGIEIRSDSSLAEAVQILAEHKILSAPVVDVDAPDHASWIDRYIGIVEFAGIAVWILHQSEPPSPRSRSGGNALAAATNGAISPLEQQVLGPESAAATPGSFFESLTSSELYKSTQVRDISGSFRWAPFLALQTSNSFLTMLLLLSKYKMKSIPVVDLGEGKIENIITQSAVIHMLAECAGLQWFERWGTKTVSELGLPMMSPASIVKVYEDEPVLQAFKLMRKKRVGGIPVIEKGGRAVGNISLRDIHFLLTAPEIYHDYRSITARNFLTAVRDYLEKHEESSPMLSNMITCKKDNTIKDLILMLDSKKIHRVYVVDDDGNLEGVITLRDIISRLVHEPRGYFGDFFDGVLPLPQNSRV; encoded by the exons atggtaATGGGAGAAGAGAGTCCGAGAAGCCCAGAGGCGAAGGTGGGGATGCAAGTAGAAGATTTATGGGACATTCAAGAACCGCAGCTCAGTCCTACTGAAAAACTTAATGCTTGCTTTGAAAGCATCCCTGTTTCTGCCTTTCCTCCTGCCCCTCTTCATCAAG gGATTGAGATAAGATCGGACAGTAGTTTAGCTGAGGCGGTTCAAATTTTGGCTGAGCATAAGATTCTCAGTGCGCCTGTGGTGGATGTTGATGCACCTGATCATGCTAGTTGGATTGATAGATACATTGGTATTGTTGAGTTTGCTGGAATTGCTGTTTGGATTCTTCATCAG TCGGAACCTCCATCTCCGAGGAGTCGTAGCGGTGGGAATGCTCTGGCTGCAGCAACAAATGGGGCGATATCTCCTTTAGAACAGCAGGTACTAGGCCCGGAATCTGCTGCAGCCACCCCCGGAAGCTTTTTCGAATCCTTAACTTCCTCTGAATTGTACAAGAGCACACAG GTGAGAGACATCTCGGGATCTTTTCGTTGGGCCCCATTTTTAGCTTTGCAGACATCGAATTCCTTCTTGACTATGCTCTTACTTTTATCAAAGTACAAAATGAAGAGCATACCAGTTGTGGACTTGGGGGAGGGAAAGATTGAGAACATCATCACACAATCAGCTGTGATTCACATGTTAGCAGAATGTGCAGGGCTTCAATGGTTTGAAAGATGGGGAACAAAGACGGTATCCGAGCTCGGTCTTCCAATGATGTCACCAGCTTCTATTGTCAAG GTGTACGAGGACGAACCCGTTTTACAAGCATTCAAACTTATGAGGAAGAAGAGGGTTGGAGGTATACCTGTTATTGAAAAGGGTGGTAGAGCAGTAGGCAACATTAGTTTAAGAGATATTCATTTCTTGCTCACTGCACCAGAAATCTACCACGATTACAG ATCGATAACGGCGAGAAACTTCCTAACTGCTGTTAGAGACTACTTAGAGAAGCACGAAGAGTCCTCTCCAATGCTAAGCAACATGATTACGTGCAAGAAGGACAACACAATAAAGGATCTGATTTTGATGCTTGACTCGAAGAAGATCCATCGTGTGTATGTTGTCGACGATGATGGCAATCTAGAAGGAGTTATCACTCTCAGAGACATCATCTCGAGGTTAGTCCACGAACCGCGTGGTTACTTTGGCGATTTCTTTGACGGTGTTCTGCCATTGCCTCAAAACAGTCGGGTTTGA